The following coding sequences lie in one Desulfovibrio legallii genomic window:
- the prmC gene encoding peptide chain release factor N(5)-glutamine methyltransferase — protein MRLGEYLALAGRRLQKAGADSPRLCAQVLAENLLGLSRLECVLATRRELDSREIAALDALVDRRAAGEPLAHITGHKEFYGLDFLVTPQTLIPRPETELLVDTALELLPDPQGELRFADLGAGCGCIGLALARCRPRWRGLALDLSAEALTVTLANAQRLELAHRVRPVRADLFAPPLRPASLDLVVSNPPYVAPGERSRVMAEVLRFEPHTALFSPQNGLAHLDAATQAATRSLRPGGLLLLEHGDRQGEAVRGLLVQAGFAAPQTRRDLAGLERCTLGRKAAL, from the coding sequence GTGCGTCTGGGCGAGTATCTGGCTCTGGCGGGCCGGCGTTTGCAAAAGGCGGGGGCGGACAGCCCCCGCCTTTGCGCGCAGGTGCTGGCCGAAAATCTGCTGGGCCTCAGCCGTCTGGAATGCGTGCTGGCAACCCGGCGGGAGCTGGACTCCCGCGAAATCGCAGCCCTGGACGCCCTTGTGGACCGCCGGGCCGCAGGCGAACCCCTGGCCCACATCACAGGCCACAAGGAATTTTACGGCCTGGACTTTCTGGTCACGCCGCAAACCCTTATTCCCCGCCCGGAAACGGAACTGCTGGTGGATACGGCTCTGGAGCTGCTGCCCGATCCGCAGGGGGAACTCCGCTTTGCCGACCTGGGCGCGGGTTGCGGCTGCATCGGCCTGGCCCTGGCCCGTTGCCGACCTCGCTGGCGCGGCCTGGCCCTGGACCTCAGCGCAGAGGCCCTGACCGTGACCCTGGCCAACGCCCAACGCCTGGAGCTTGCGCACCGGGTACGCCCCGTGCGGGCCGATCTGTTTGCCCCGCCCCTGCGGCCCGCAAGCCTTGACCTGGTGGTGAGCAACCCCCCCTATGTGGCCCCGGGCGAACGTTCGCGGGTCATGGCCGAAGTGCTGCGTTTTGAGCCGCATACAGCCTTGTTTTCGCCGCAAAACGGCCTGGCCCACCTGGACGCCGCAACCCAGGCCGCAACACGCAGCCTGCGGCCCGGCGGCCTGCTGCTGCTGGAACACGGCGACAGGCAGGGCGAAGCTGTGCGGGGCCTGCTGGTCCAGGCCGGCTTTGCTGCCCCCCAGACGCGCCGGGATCTGGCCGGGCTTGAGCGTTGCACTCTTGGCCGGAAAGCGGCACTATAA
- the tuf gene encoding elongation factor Tu — MGKEKFQRKKPHVNIGTIGHIDHGKTTLTAAITKIAGLKGEGKFISYDEIDKAPEEKERGITISTSHVEYETDKRHYAHVDCPGHADYIKNMITGAAQMDGGILVVAATDGPMPQTREHILLARQVGVPQLVVFLNKCDLVDDEELLELVEMEVRELLSSYDFPGDDVPVIRGSALKALEADSADAPEAKCILDLLQACDDFIPEPVRDIDKPFLMPIEDVFSISGRGTVVTGRVERGVIKVGDEVEIVGIKPTQKTTCTGVEMFRKLLDQGEAGDNIGVLLRGTKRDDVERGQVLAAPKSITPHKKFKAEVYVLAKEEGGRHTPFFTGYRPQFYFRTTDITGVINLPEGVEMVMPGDNSQFLVELIAPIAMEAGLRFAIREGGRTVGSGVVTEIIE; from the coding sequence ATGGGCAAGGAAAAATTTCAGCGCAAAAAGCCCCATGTAAACATCGGCACCATCGGCCACATCGACCACGGCAAGACCACCCTGACCGCCGCCATCACCAAGATCGCCGGCCTCAAGGGCGAGGGCAAGTTCATTTCTTATGACGAAATCGACAAAGCCCCCGAAGAAAAAGAGCGCGGCATCACCATCTCTACCTCCCACGTGGAGTACGAGACCGACAAACGCCATTACGCCCACGTGGACTGCCCCGGCCACGCCGACTACATCAAGAACATGATCACCGGCGCCGCCCAGATGGACGGCGGCATCCTGGTGGTGGCCGCCACTGACGGCCCCATGCCCCAGACCCGTGAGCACATTCTGCTTGCCCGTCAGGTGGGCGTGCCCCAGCTGGTGGTCTTTCTGAACAAGTGCGATCTGGTGGACGACGAAGAGCTGCTGGAACTGGTGGAAATGGAAGTGCGCGAGCTGCTCTCTTCCTACGACTTCCCCGGCGACGACGTGCCCGTTATCCGCGGTTCCGCCCTCAAGGCTCTGGAAGCCGACAGCGCCGACGCCCCTGAAGCCAAATGCATTCTGGACCTGCTCCAGGCTTGCGACGACTTCATCCCTGAGCCCGTGCGCGATATCGACAAGCCCTTCCTGATGCCCATTGAAGACGTGTTCTCCATCTCCGGCCGCGGCACTGTGGTGACCGGTCGTGTGGAGCGCGGCGTCATCAAGGTGGGCGACGAAGTGGAAATCGTGGGCATCAAGCCCACCCAGAAGACCACCTGCACCGGCGTGGAAATGTTCCGCAAGCTGCTCGACCAGGGCGAAGCCGGCGACAACATCGGCGTGCTGCTGCGCGGCACCAAGCGTGACGACGTGGAACGCGGCCAGGTGCTTGCCGCGCCCAAGTCCATCACGCCCCACAAGAAGTTCAAGGCCGAAGTGTATGTGCTCGCCAAGGAAGAAGGCGGTCGTCACACCCCCTTCTTCACCGGCTACCGTCCGCAGTTCTACTTCCGCACCACGGACATCACCGGCGTTATCAACCTGCCTGAAGGCGTGGAAATGGTCATGCCCGGCGATAACTCCCAGTTCCTGGTGGAGCTTATCGCCCCCATCGCCATGGAAGCCGGCCTGCGCTTCGCCATTCGCGAAGGCGGCCGCACGGTGGGTTCGGGCGTCGTGACCGAAATCATCGAGTAA
- the rplJ gene encoding 50S ribosomal protein L10 encodes MNRSEKAAVIEAIKARAEKAPFTVLTDFKGMSVEELTNLRVSLRKAGGEYHVVKNTLARIALTDGTHAAIKDKFHDNCGVAFGYDDPVAVAKALSDFAKQSKLFELRCASLDGKALDAAQIDALAKLPGREQLLGQLLGTMNAVPTNFVSLFANLLRGLLYALKGIEEQKGKAA; translated from the coding sequence GTGAACAGGTCTGAAAAAGCCGCCGTTATTGAGGCCATCAAGGCTCGCGCCGAGAAGGCTCCTTTTACGGTGCTCACGGACTTCAAGGGCATGTCGGTGGAAGAGCTGACGAACCTGCGTGTCAGCCTGCGCAAGGCTGGCGGCGAATACCACGTCGTCAAGAACACGCTGGCCCGTATTGCTCTGACCGACGGCACGCATGCCGCTATCAAGGACAAGTTCCACGATAACTGCGGCGTGGCCTTTGGGTACGACGACCCGGTGGCGGTGGCCAAGGCGCTTAGTGATTTTGCCAAGCAGAGCAAGCTCTTTGAGCTGCGTTGCGCCAGCCTGGACGGCAAGGCGCTGGACGCCGCCCAGATCGACGCTCTGGCCAAGCTGCCCGGCAGGGAACAGCTTTTGGGTCAGCTGCTCGGCACCATGAACGCCGTGCCCACCAATTTTGTGTCGCTGTTTGCCAACCTGCTGCGTGGCCTGCTCTACGCCCTCAAGGGTATTGAAGAGCAGAAAGGCAAGGCCGCCTAA
- the nusG gene encoding transcription termination/antitermination protein NusG, with the protein MKEPVIDETSELSKKARWYIVHTYSGFEQRVQKTINELRRTGQDQGLIEEVVVPTEKVIEPTKGGQQRTSTRKFYPGYVMVRMVMTDLSCHLVQSISKVTGFVGGKNRPTPMRDAEAERILALMETRKETPRPKFNFDRGDEVRVIEGPFGGFNGVVEDVNYDKGKLRVSVSIFGRQTPVELDFVQVSKG; encoded by the coding sequence ATGAAAGAACCCGTTATCGACGAAACTTCCGAGCTTTCCAAAAAAGCTCGCTGGTATATTGTGCACACCTACTCGGGCTTCGAGCAGCGTGTGCAGAAGACCATTAACGAGTTGCGCCGCACCGGGCAGGACCAGGGCCTGATTGAGGAAGTGGTGGTGCCCACCGAAAAGGTCATTGAGCCCACCAAGGGCGGCCAGCAGCGCACCTCCACCCGCAAGTTCTACCCCGGTTACGTCATGGTGCGTATGGTCATGACCGACCTTTCCTGTCACCTGGTGCAGTCCATTTCCAAGGTGACCGGCTTTGTGGGCGGCAAAAACCGCCCCACCCCCATGCGCGACGCCGAAGCCGAACGCATTCTGGCCCTGATGGAAACCCGCAAGGAGACGCCCCGTCCCAAGTTCAATTTTGACCGGGGCGACGAGGTGCGCGTCATCGAAGGGCCCTTTGGGGGCTTCAACGGCGTGGTGGAAGACGTGAATTACGACAAGGGAAAGCTGCGCGTCTCCGTATCCATCTTCGGCCGGCAAACGCCGGTGGAGCTGGATTTTGTGCAGGTTTCCAAAGGATAA
- the rpmG gene encoding 50S ribosomal protein L33 produces MRVNIILACTECKRRNYSTRKNKKTTTGRLEMKKYCPWDKKHTVHRETR; encoded by the coding sequence ATGCGAGTCAACATTATCCTGGCCTGCACCGAGTGCAAACGCCGCAACTACAGCACCCGGAAGAACAAAAAGACCACTACCGGGCGGCTGGAAATGAAAAAGTATTGCCCCTGGGACAAGAAGCACACTGTGCATCGTGAAACCAGGTAA
- the rplL gene encoding 50S ribosomal protein L7/L12: protein MAITKEEVVEFISSMTVLELSEFIKELEEKFGVSAAAPAAAMVMAAPAGGAAEAAEEKTEFDVVLKEAGANKIAVIKVVRALTSLGLKEAKEKVDGCPSTLKEAVSKEEAEEAKKQLTEAGATAEIK from the coding sequence ATGGCCATTACTAAAGAAGAAGTCGTTGAATTTATCTCCAGCATGACGGTGCTGGAACTTTCTGAATTCATCAAAGAACTGGAAGAAAAGTTCGGCGTTTCCGCCGCTGCCCCCGCTGCCGCCATGGTCATGGCTGCTCCGGCCGGCGGCGCCGCTGAGGCCGCCGAAGAGAAGACCGAGTTCGACGTGGTGCTGAAGGAAGCCGGCGCCAACAAGATCGCCGTCATCAAGGTGGTCCGCGCCCTCACCAGCCTTGGCCTCAAAGAAGCCAAGGAAAAGGTGGACGGCTGCCCCTCCACCCTCAAGGAAGCCGTTTCCAAGGAAGAAGCCGAAGAAGCCAAGAAGCAGCTTACCGAAGCCGGCGCCACTGCGGAAATCAAGTAA
- the rplK gene encoding 50S ribosomal protein L11, translating to MAKKEVAKIKLQIPAGAANPSPPVGPALGQHGLNIMGFCKEFNARTQDQKGMIIPVVITVYADRSFTFVTKTPPASVLIMKAAKIEKGSGEPNRNKVGSLTHAQVEEIAKLKLPDLNAASLESAVKSIAGTARSMGIDVK from the coding sequence ATGGCCAAAAAAGAAGTTGCCAAAATCAAATTGCAGATCCCCGCAGGCGCGGCCAATCCCTCGCCGCCGGTGGGTCCGGCCCTGGGCCAGCACGGCCTGAACATTATGGGCTTCTGCAAGGAGTTCAACGCCCGCACCCAGGACCAGAAGGGCATGATCATCCCGGTGGTCATCACGGTGTACGCCGACCGCTCCTTCACCTTTGTCACCAAGACGCCCCCGGCCTCCGTACTGATCATGAAGGCCGCCAAGATCGAAAAGGGCTCCGGCGAACCCAACCGCAACAAGGTTGGCAGCCTGACCCACGCCCAGGTGGAAGAAATCGCCAAGCTCAAGCTGCCGGACCTCAACGCCGCCAGCCTTGAGTCTGCGGTCAAGTCCATTGCGGGCACGGCCCGCAGCATGGGCATCGACGTCAAGTAA
- a CDS encoding Fur family transcriptional regulator translates to MTAKPRTVGLPEFLDFMNRKGLNTTSQRRTIAEAFFELPGHHSLEEFYQHILQRDPGIGQTTVYRTLKLLCDAGLAMEIHFSDGITRYEVARPDSHHDHLVCLGCGKIVEICDPRIEKLQRELAEKYGFKLRGHVHNLYGLCAECRAKAAKEL, encoded by the coding sequence ATGACAGCAAAACCGAGGACCGTGGGCCTGCCGGAATTTCTGGACTTCATGAACCGCAAGGGCCTGAACACCACCTCGCAGCGACGCACCATTGCCGAGGCTTTTTTTGAACTGCCCGGCCACCACTCGCTGGAAGAATTTTACCAGCATATTTTGCAGCGCGATCCCGGCATCGGGCAGACTACGGTTTACCGTACGCTCAAGCTGCTCTGCGACGCGGGCCTGGCTATGGAGATCCACTTCAGCGACGGCATCACCCGCTATGAAGTGGCCAGGCCCGACAGCCACCACGACCACCTGGTCTGCCTCGGCTGCGGTAAGATTGTGGAAATCTGCGATCCCCGCATCGAAAAACTGCAACGCGAACTGGCCGAAAAATACGGCTTCAAACTGCGCGGCCATGTGCACAACCTCTACGGCCTCTGCGCCGAATGCCGGGCCAAGGCCGCCAAAGAGCTTTAG
- a CDS encoding FeoB-associated Cys-rich membrane protein, protein MDLQLVLIILCVLVALVFMIRRMRRAMRSGQCGCGCDGGCDAKAHPTCNCGGQATIEPLHPEKTEKNKLS, encoded by the coding sequence ATGGATCTGCAACTTGTCCTCATTATTCTTTGCGTCCTGGTGGCGCTGGTCTTCATGATCCGGCGTATGCGCCGCGCCATGCGCAGCGGCCAGTGCGGCTGTGGCTGCGACGGAGGCTGCGACGCCAAGGCGCACCCCACCTGCAATTGCGGCGGGCAGGCAACTATTGAGCCTTTGCACCCGGAAAAAACAGAAAAAAACAAACTGTCCTGA
- the secE gene encoding preprotein translocase subunit SecE, whose protein sequence is MAKKQAQAVDVKAAKGPNPVARFARYVEDSKAELRKVTWPTLQETRKAALAVLGFVAVMAVILGLVDLGLSSLIKTILS, encoded by the coding sequence ATGGCAAAAAAACAGGCTCAAGCCGTTGACGTAAAGGCGGCCAAAGGTCCCAACCCCGTGGCCCGCTTTGCCCGCTATGTGGAGGACTCCAAGGCCGAGCTGCGCAAAGTCACCTGGCCCACGCTGCAGGAGACACGCAAGGCCGCATTGGCCGTGCTGGGCTTTGTCGCCGTGATGGCTGTCATCCTGGGGCTGGTGGACCTTGGTCTCTCCTCCCTCATCAAGACCATTCTGTCCTGA
- the pstC gene encoding phosphate ABC transporter permease subunit PstC produces MRSTAMRENLVRHTLAVLAGSSLLALGGIVLFLFMEGVPLFSEYSFIDFLFGKLWYPTEEPGLFGIFPLLAASLAVTLCSSLLAVPLGVLTAVYLTEIAHPAVRRVVKPFVELLAALPSVVLGFLGMVVLAPFLQDALGAASGLNLLNASLVLALMSVPTICSVSEDALYSVPRDLREASLALGATRWQTTVRVVVPAALSGIGTAVMLGMSRAIGETMVVLMVAGGAAILPTSLLDPVRPMPASIAAEMAEAPFRSEHYHALFAIGIVLFFLTLAFNVLAGHIAEKHRQAGTSSL; encoded by the coding sequence ATGCGCTCCACGGCAATGCGGGAAAATCTGGTGCGGCACACCCTGGCCGTCCTGGCGGGCAGTTCTCTGCTGGCTTTGGGCGGCATTGTGTTGTTTTTGTTTATGGAAGGCGTGCCGCTGTTCAGCGAGTATTCCTTTATCGATTTCTTGTTCGGCAAGCTCTGGTACCCCACGGAGGAGCCCGGCCTGTTCGGCATTTTCCCGCTGTTGGCGGCTTCGCTGGCCGTGACGCTGTGTTCATCGCTGCTGGCTGTGCCCCTGGGCGTGCTCACGGCCGTTTATCTGACGGAAATCGCCCACCCGGCCGTGCGCCGCGTGGTCAAGCCCTTTGTGGAGCTGCTGGCGGCTTTGCCCTCGGTGGTGCTGGGCTTTCTGGGCATGGTGGTGCTGGCCCCCTTTCTTCAGGACGCCCTGGGCGCGGCTTCGGGCCTCAACCTGCTCAACGCCTCCCTGGTGCTGGCCCTTATGAGCGTGCCCACCATCTGTTCTGTTTCGGAGGACGCCCTCTACAGCGTGCCGCGTGACCTGCGTGAGGCCTCCCTGGCTTTGGGGGCCACCCGCTGGCAGACCACGGTGCGCGTGGTGGTGCCAGCCGCCCTTTCCGGCATCGGCACGGCGGTAATGTTGGGCATGTCCCGTGCCATAGGCGAAACCATGGTGGTGCTCATGGTGGCCGGCGGCGCGGCCATTCTGCCCACTTCACTGCTGGATCCGGTGCGGCCCATGCCCGCCTCCATAGCTGCGGAAATGGCCGAAGCCCCCTTCCGCAGTGAACACTACCATGCCCTGTTCGCCATTGGCATAGTGCTCTTTTTCCTGACGCTGGCCTTCAATGTTCTGGCCGGACATATTGCTGAAAAACACCGCCAGGCCGGCACCTCCAGCCTGTAA
- the rplA gene encoding 50S ribosomal protein L1, whose translation MPNHGKKFRNALEGVDLQARFSIEDAVSKSLAAAFAKFDETVDVAIRLGVDPKYSDQMVRGAVTLPHGLGKSVRVAVFCKGEKQAEAREAGADVVGAEDLVAKVKEGWLEFDAAVATPDVMALVGQIGRVLGPRGLMPNAKTGSVTFDVTKAVTELKAGRVDFKVDKAGVLHAPLGKVSFGPEKILGNLKALLETVNRLKPSAAKGSYMLSMAVSTTMGPGFRVDIAQVKKFLEG comes from the coding sequence ATGCCCAATCATGGCAAAAAATTTCGCAACGCCCTTGAAGGGGTTGACCTTCAAGCGCGATTCAGCATTGAAGACGCTGTGAGCAAGTCTCTGGCCGCCGCTTTCGCCAAATTTGACGAAACCGTGGACGTGGCCATTCGTCTGGGCGTTGACCCCAAATATTCCGACCAGATGGTGCGCGGCGCCGTTACCCTGCCCCACGGGTTGGGCAAATCCGTGCGCGTGGCCGTGTTCTGTAAGGGCGAGAAGCAGGCCGAGGCCCGCGAGGCCGGCGCCGACGTGGTGGGCGCCGAAGACCTGGTGGCCAAGGTCAAGGAAGGCTGGCTCGAATTTGACGCCGCCGTGGCCACGCCCGACGTCATGGCCCTGGTGGGCCAGATCGGCCGTGTGCTGGGCCCCCGCGGGCTCATGCCCAACGCCAAGACCGGCTCGGTCACCTTTGACGTGACCAAGGCTGTCACCGAGCTCAAGGCCGGCCGCGTAGACTTTAAGGTGGACAAGGCCGGCGTGCTGCACGCGCCCTTGGGCAAGGTTTCCTTTGGGCCGGAAAAGATCCTAGGCAACCTCAAGGCCCTGCTTGAGACGGTCAATCGTCTCAAGCCCTCGGCCGCCAAAGGCTCCTACATGCTCTCCATGGCTGTTTCCACCACTATGGGCCCCGGCTTCAGGGTGGACATAGCGCAGGTCAAAAAATTTCTTGAAGGCTAA
- the ahpC gene encoding alkyl hydroperoxide reductase subunit C yields MENLINKKVAPFSVQAYQAGELKTVTDAELLGHWSVVFFYPADFTFVCPTELEDLAENYEAFKKLNCEVYSVSTDSAFVHKAWADASPNIAKIRYPMLADCAGELSRAFGVMIEGAGQALRGSFVINPEGVVKAYEIHDTSIGRNVEELLRKLEAAQFVAEHGDQVCPARWKPGKATLKPGLDLVGKL; encoded by the coding sequence ATGGAAAATCTTATCAACAAAAAAGTGGCTCCGTTCAGCGTGCAGGCCTATCAGGCCGGGGAACTGAAAACCGTGACCGATGCGGAGTTGCTGGGGCACTGGTCTGTGGTCTTCTTTTACCCTGCGGATTTTACCTTTGTTTGCCCTACGGAGCTGGAAGATCTGGCCGAGAACTACGAGGCCTTTAAAAAGCTCAATTGCGAAGTGTATTCCGTCTCTACGGACAGCGCCTTTGTGCACAAGGCTTGGGCCGACGCCTCGCCCAACATTGCCAAAATCCGTTATCCCATGCTGGCGGACTGCGCGGGCGAACTTTCCCGGGCTTTCGGCGTGATGATCGAAGGGGCAGGACAGGCCTTGCGCGGTAGTTTCGTCATCAATCCTGAAGGGGTGGTCAAGGCCTATGAAATCCACGACACCAGCATCGGCCGCAACGTAGAGGAACTGCTGCGCAAGCTGGAGGCCGCCCAGTTTGTGGCCGAGCACGGCGACCAGGTTTGCCCCGCCCGCTGGAAGCCGGGTAAAGCCACGCTGAAGCCGGGCCTGGATCTGGTAGGCAAATTATAG
- the pstA gene encoding phosphate ABC transporter permease PstA, with the protein MFWLLRAVAACNVLALLGVCAFLLRNGLPALSWEFLTQAPRNMMTEGGIWPCIVGTAILSLGSLLLAFPLGVASAVYLHEYAGRSPFARYVRLGVNNLAGVPSVVFGLFGLSFFVTFCGFGVSILSGVLTLAVLTLPVIIGTAEEALRNVPDTYREASLALGATKSQTIARVVLPCALPGMLTGAILGVARAAGETAAIMFTAAVFYTPRTPDSVFSAVMALPYHMYVLATAGTEIEKTRPLQYGTGLVLLLLVLGMNLLAILLRDRLQRRA; encoded by the coding sequence ATGTTCTGGCTGCTGCGGGCTGTGGCCGCCTGTAACGTTCTGGCTCTGCTCGGGGTGTGCGCCTTTTTGCTGCGCAACGGCCTGCCGGCCCTGAGCTGGGAATTTCTCACCCAGGCGCCCCGCAACATGATGACCGAGGGGGGCATCTGGCCCTGCATCGTGGGCACGGCCATTCTCTCGCTGGGCTCGCTGCTGCTGGCCTTTCCTTTGGGAGTGGCCTCGGCCGTATATCTGCACGAGTATGCGGGCCGCAGCCCTTTTGCCCGCTATGTGCGCCTGGGCGTCAATAACCTGGCCGGCGTGCCCTCGGTGGTCTTCGGCCTGTTCGGACTTTCTTTTTTTGTCACTTTTTGCGGCTTTGGGGTGAGCATTCTTTCCGGCGTGCTGACCCTGGCCGTGCTGACCCTGCCGGTGATCATCGGCACGGCCGAAGAAGCCTTGCGCAACGTGCCGGATACTTACCGTGAAGCCTCCCTGGCCCTGGGGGCCACCAAGTCGCAGACCATCGCCAGGGTGGTGCTGCCCTGCGCCTTGCCGGGCATGCTTACCGGAGCCATTTTGGGGGTGGCCCGTGCGGCGGGTGAAACCGCGGCCATCATGTTTACCGCCGCCGTGTTTTACACCCCGCGCACGCCCGATTCCGTATTCAGTGCGGTCATGGCCCTGCCCTACCACATGTATGTACTGGCCACGGCGGGTACGGAAATCGAAAAAACCCGCCCTCTGCAGTACGGCACGGGCCTGGTGCTGCTCTTGTTGGTGCTGGGCATGAACCTGCTGGCCATTCTGTTGCGCGACCGGCTGCAGAGGCGGGCTTAG